TTCAATCCTTACTTCATCGGTGGGCTTGTTAGTTTTGGATTGGCACTGCTTGGATATAGATATGTTTTGGGGAAAGGTTTGAAGCTCTCTCTCGCCTATCCCGTGTTTACTTCTAGCGGATTTATCATAGTCCTGATTGCGTCTTCACTTTTTTTTAAAGAAAGATTAAATTTAACTCAATGGTTAGGGATTGCCTTTATTTTGGTGGGTGTTTGGCTTACCGCCTTGCAAATGTTTGATGTTAAATCGTAAATCTTGAAACCTAAATCTGTTAC
Above is a window of Leptospira wolbachii serovar Codice str. CDC DNA encoding:
- a CDS encoding DMT family transporter: MQFQVILFFCIAVFFNALANILIKSSSLQDQTKTLSGGLWDTIFTVFNPYFIGGLVSFGLALLGYRYVLGKGLKLSLAYPVFTSSGFIIVLIASSLFFKERLNLTQWLGIAFILVGVWLTALQMFDVKS